In a single window of the Zea mays cultivar B73 chromosome 5, Zm-B73-REFERENCE-NAM-5.0, whole genome shotgun sequence genome:
- the LOC100384509 gene encoding PHD finger protein MALE MEIOCYTE DEATH 1, protein MPSRRALRRSPPPRQSPQAAADAKEAASPWLPSSSSTSSSSSSASALVRRSAAFSAAGPRGGSGTRVYPLRDFPGGDAAALGGAFRDNVRWLLKQWSCVPGSVSAWRALLSDERTGALVPVIAVEELAASSPLPLCDLCRCAGWSHHWVSKRKYHFIIPAVVDWDQPFRADGLLGHSEHLLHGLIHSNGFGHLLTLRGRVGGSTFLSGCQIMDIWDQLCTALRVRAVSVVDLTQKYSVDLRLLLGVAQSKTWFTRWGYCLAKGCFSVSRSTYTAALEALAALPVDCLRSRHVRRVVTIYRRLSSKPLVTVREFLLCLLDWKHREPPLSPPPVKASSRLMFLLPKSCMMKRPRQPCQRFEDVVDLLECRWSKKRLLSAANVVVAKLREHADGTKITRQAVRDAARGGIGDTGLLDFVIKSLNNTVVGNHIVRRVPDPENRVLHFSLEEYAEPEPQPQADHELEPVELDAENTPPAVRWPNAAEAERDLRAVYRAMVGARSEAAQAVLDCKHWVKWWGLRDESDDQLRFLVEWRPQPWEATELTRPMPPGDIVVVPLHASIGELLVEAEHALRDTYCFFENFQAESLDGITGDKWDPVMLGGAESGDTIGVHGHGADMETGLRCQGGADAWEVQCVCGAQDDDGERMVACDACNVWHHTRCVGIADGAPVPPLFLCISCSGALMAAGPISG, encoded by the exons ATGCCGTCCAGGCGCGCGCTACGGCGGTCTCCGCCGCCACGACAGAGCCCGCAGGCAGCGGCGGACGCGAAGGAGGCGGCGAGCCCGTGGCTACCGTCCTCATCCTCCAcctcgtcgtcttcctcctcaGCCTCCGCGCTCGTCAGGCGCTCCGCCGCCTTCTCGGCGGCTGGGCCGAGGGGCGGATCGGGGACGCGCGTGTACCCGTTGCGGGACTTCCCGGGCGGGGACGCGGCCGCGCTCGGCGGTGCGTTCCGGGACAACGTGCGGTGGCTCCTGAAGCAGTGGAGCTGCGTTCCGGGTTCCGTGTCGGCGTGGCGCGCGCTGCTGTCAGACGAGCGGACGGGCGCCTTAGTCCCCGTCATCGCCGTGGAGGAGCTCGCGGCATCGTCGCCCTTGCCGCTCTGCGATCTCTGTCGCTGCGCCG GTTGGAGCCACCACTGGGTGTCAAAGCGGAAGTACCATTTCATCATTCCGGCAGTGGTCGACTGGGACCAGCCATTCAGGGCTGATGGGTTACTTGGGCACAGCGAGCACCTCCTACATGGTCTGATCCATAGTAATGGCTTTGGTCACCTTCTCACCCTCCGTGGTCGTGTTGGTGGCTCCACTTTCCTCTCTGGCTGCCAGATCATGGATATATGGGATCAACTTTGCACAGCTCTCCGTGTAAG AGCCGTCTCTGTTGTGGACTTGACCCAGAAGTACTCTGTGGACCTCCGCCTCCTGCTTGGAGTGGCACAAAGCAAGACTTGGTTCACTCGCTGGGGGTACTGCCTTGCCAAGGGTTGTTTCAGCGTGTCTAGGTCCACTTATACTGCTGCACTTGAAGCCCTTGCTGCCCTGCCTGTTGATTGTCTCCGTAGTCGTCATGTCCGTCGTGTGGTCACCATCTACCGCCGCCTCTCCAGCAAACCTCTGGTTACAGTCCGCGAGTTTCTCCTCTGCCTGCTTGATTGGAAGCACCGTGAGCCCCCGCTTTCTCCTCCTCCCGTGAAGGCATCCTCGCGGCTGATGTTCTTGCTGCCAAAGTCATGTATGATGAAGAGGCCCAGGCAGCCATGTCAACGCTTTGAGGACGTAGTTGACCTGCTTGAGTGTCGGTGGTCAAAGAAGCGTCTGCTTAGTGCTGCAAATGTTGTTGTTGCAAAGCTGCGAGAGCATGCGGATGGCACAAAGATAACACGGCAAGCAGTGCGAGATGCTGCAAGGGGTGGCATCGGTGACACTGGTCTCCTGGACTTCGTCATCAAGTCCCTCAATAACACTGTTGTTGGTAACCACATTGTGCGCCGCGTGCCTGACCCTGAGAATCGTGTGCTTCACTTCAGCCTTGAGGAATATGCTGAGCCTGAGCCACAGCCACAGGCAGATCATGAGCTTGAACCAGTGGAACTTGATGCAGAGAACACCCCTCCTGCAGTCCGATGGCCAAACGCAGCCGAGGCGGAGCGGGATCTGCGTGCTGTGTACCGAGCAATGGTGGGGGCACGCAGTGAAGCAGCACAGGCTGTACTGGACTGCAAGCACTGGGTGAAATGGTGGGGCCTCAGGGACGAGTCTGATGACCAGCTAAGGTTCCTTGTTGAGTGGCGACCACAGCCATGGGAGGCTACTGAACTTACAAGGCCAATGCCGCCTGGGGATATTGTGGTAGTACCACTGCATGCATCCATAGGCGAGCTGCTTGTTGAGGCAGAGCATGCACTGAGGGATACATACTGCTTCTTTGAGAATTTCCAGGCCGAGTCACTGGATGGCATTACTGGGGATAAATGGGATCCGGTGATGCTTGGTGGAGCAGAGTCTGGTGACACCATTGGTGTGCACGGCCACGGAGCTGACATGGAGACTGGGCTGCGGTGCCAGGGAGGTGCAGATGCGTGGGAGGTGCAGTGCGTTTGTGGTGCACAGGACGACGATGGGGAGCGCATGGTGGCATGCGATGCATGCAATGTCT